The genomic interval CAGCCCGGCCCGCTGCGCCGACCCGTGCCGCAGCGCCGGGCGACCGCCCCCGCGGGCCGCGGCCGCCGCGGCCGCCGGATCCGCGGGCAAGGAGGCGAACGCCAGCCCCCCGCCCAACGCCAGCGCTCCCACGCCCACGTGCCGCCGACTGATCCCTCTGCCGTCCGTCATCCGTCCACCCTCCCGGGTCCAGCCCCGAGCCGCCTGAAAGTAACTTCCGGACATCGCCGCGCGAGATGAAACTTTCGTGTCAGGGGTGCGGGTTGTCAATGGCTGTGGACAACGGGCGAGCGGGGCCGTACGAGGGCCGCCGCTCCACCCGCACTACTCTGGCCGGAGTGGTCCGTGGAGGGGAGTGGTGGACGTGGTGCGGCGGAACGAGACGCGGCGGGCCGCGCTGGTGGACGCGGCGATCGAGGTGCTGGCGCGGGACGGCGCGCGGGGGCTGACCTTCCGGGCCGTGGACACCGAGGCCGCCGTGCCCCCCGGTACCGCGTCGAACTACTTCTCCTCGCGTGACGATCTGCTCACCCAGGCCGGGGCCCGGGTCTACGAGCGGCTCCAGCCGGACGAGGAGACCGTCGCGCGGCAGCGTGCCGCGGGCCGGGACCGGGAGACGTACGCCGAGATCATGCGCGAACTGGTGGGCCGTGTCGCCTCGTTCCGCACCGGCTACCTCGCCCTGCTCGAACTGCGGCTGGAGGCCACCCGCCGGCCCGGACTGCGCACCGTGCTCACCGAACGCGTCCGGGCCGACGTCGAGGCGAACGTCCGCCACCACGAGGGCTCCGGCCTCCCCGGTGACGCCACGGCCGTCAAGCTGCTGTACCTCGCCCTGAACTGGCTGATCGTCGAACAGCTCACCCTGCCGGACGTGTTCGCCCCCGAGGAGCGGGAGCGGCTGGTGGCGGCCGCGGTCGAGCGGATCGTGACCGACGGGCGGTAGGCCGAGCCACCCCGGGCCGGGTCTCAGCCGCGCCGCTCCCGCAGGTCCACGATGCGCCGGATCTTGCCCACCGACCGCTCCAGCGACTCCGGGTCGACGATCTCCGCCTCGACCGAGACGCCGATGCCGTCCTTCACCGCCTGCACGATGGACCGGGCCGCCGCCTCCCGGGCCGCCGCGTCCGCGTCCGGGCGGGCCTCCGCACGCACCGTCAACCGGTCCGTGCGGCCGCGCGTGGTCAGCCGCAACTGGAAGTGCGGCGCCACGCCGGGGGTGCGCAGCACGATCTCCTCGATCTGCGTGGGGAAGAGGTTCACCCCGCGCAGGATCACCATGTCGTCGCTGCGTCCGGTCACCCTCTCCATGCGCCGGAACACCCGTGCCGTGCCCGGCAGCAGCCGGGTCAGGTCCCGGGTCCGGTACCGGACGACCGGCATGGCCTCCTTGGTGAGCGAGGTGAACACCAGCTCGCCCCGCTCGCCCTCGGGCAGCACCTCGCCCGTGACCGGGTCGACGACCTCCGGGAAGAAGTGGTCCTCCCAGATGTGCAGCCCGTCCTTGGTCTCCACGCACTCCTGCGCGACACCCGGGCCGATCACCTCGGACAGGCCGTATATGTCGACCGCGTCGATCGCGCACCGCTCCTCGATCTCCCGGCGCATCTCCTCCGTCCACGGCTCGGCGCCGAAGACGCCCACGCGCAGGGAGGTGGAGCGCGGGTCGATGCCCTGCCGCTCGAACTCGTCGAGCAGGGTGAGCATGTAGGACGGGGTCACCATGATGACCGACGGCTCGAGGTCCTGGATCAGCGTGACCTGCCGTGACGTCATGCCGCCGGACGCGGGGATCACCGTGCAGCCGAGGCGTTCGGCGCCGAAGTGGGCGCCGAGGCCGCCCGTGAACAGGCCGTACCCGTACGCGATGTGGACGGTGTCGCCGGGCCTGCCGCCCGCCGCGCGCAGCGACCGCGCGACCATGTCGGCCCACATGGACAGGTCGTTCTCCGTGTAGCCGACGACCGTGGGGCGCCCGGTGGTGCCGCTGGAGGCGTGCAGCCTGCGGATCCGCTCGCGCGGGACGGCGAACATGCCGTACGGGTAGTTCTCCCGCAGGTCCGCCTTGGTGGTGAAGGGGAAGCGGGACAGGTCGGACAGCGAACGGCAGTCGTCGGGGTGGACGCCCGCCTTGTCGAAGGACTCCCGGTGGAACGGCACGTTCTCGTACGCGTGCCGCAAGGAGTTCCGCAGCCGCTCCAGCTGGAGGACCCGCAGACTGTCGAGGTCGAGCCGCTCCGCCGGGTCCAGCAGGTCCGCCGCCTGAGTCATCAGGACCTTCCCTCCACCCGTCCTCCTGCCGTCGACCGATCATTCGGTCGTGTGCCACGGGCCCCAGTAACGCAGCCGACCGCCCTCCGGTGCAAGAGCCCGGCCTGCACTTTTCCGACGGCGCGATCCGAGGACGCGGCGACGACACCGCCCTGAGGGGCGCGGGGAGCCGCGCGAGCGAGCCCCACCGCCCCGCACCCGCCCAGCGACCGTCATCCGCACTCCCTCCCGCCCCCCTGGCACGGCCTGTCCGCAGGACGGACCGATCGCTAGGCTGGCCGCGGACGACGGCAACCGGGAGGAGCACGGACGTGGCCGACAGCACCACCCAGCAGCGCCCGCTCACGGGCTGGGACAAGCCCGAGCTGGACCTCAGCAACGCACAGTGGCAGTCCGGCAGCAGAGGTCTGGGCGACGTCCAGATCGCCTTCGTGGAGGGCTTCATCGCCATGCGCAACGGTGGCCGCCCGGAGAACCCCTCCCTGATCTTCACCCCCGCCGAGTGGGGCGCCTTCGTGTCGGGTGCGCGCGAGGGCGACTTCGACCTGACCTGACCCGATCGGCGGCGCGCCCCGCCCCACGGACGTGTGCCGCGCGCTTTTCCGGACACGTGATGCGCAGAGAGCCGCGCCGGACCGCACGGGGAACGGCGCGGACCCGATGCCGTATCCGGAGGCGAGACACATGAACGACCAGCCGGTGGTCGCGGCGGTGGACGGATCCCAGGACGGACTGCGCGCCCTGGAGTGGGCCCTGGACGCCGCCCGGCGGCGCGGGGCGACGCTGCGCGTCCTGCACGTCCGCGCGGACCTGCCCCGCACCCGGCCGGAGGCGCGGGACGCGGGGCCGCCCGGCGCGGACGAGGACCCGGTGCTCGCACAGGCGCGCGCCCGGGTGGACGAACTGGGCGGCACGCCGTCCGTCGAGTACGTGGTGACGGAGGGCGTGCCGGGCGCGCTGCTGCCCGAGGCAGGCGCGGAGGCCCGGCTGCTGGTGCTCGGCTCCCGGGGCCGCGGCGGCTTCGCCAGCCTGCTGCTCGGGTCGAACTCCCTGGCCGCAGCCCGTGACGCCGTGTGCCCGGTGGTCGTGGTGCCCCGGCCCGGCCGCGGCGGCGAGGAGGACGCGCCGGCCCGCCCGGACGGCCCCGTGGTCGTCGGGGTGAACGCCGACGGCCCCGACGCGGCGACGCTCGGCTTCGCCTTCGCGGAGGCCGCCCTGCGCCGCACCGGGCTGCGGGTCGTCACCGCGTACCCGTGGCCGCTGCAGACGATGATGCTGCCCGGCGAGGTGCCGCCCGCGCAGGCCGACCAGGAGGCGATCGAGCACGAGACGCGCGTCCTCGCCGACGGCTTCCTCGCCCCGTACCGGGAACGGCACCCGGAGGTCGTCACCGAGGTCGCCGTGGAGCCCGGCGACGCGGCCGGTCACCTGGTCGGCGGGTCCCGGGACGCCTCGCTGGTCGTGGTGGGCCGCCACCGCCGCCGCCTGTTCGCGCCCGCCCGCATGATGGGTTCGGTCACCCAGGCGGTTCTGCTGCACGCGCACAGTCCGGTGGCGGTCGTTCCGCCCGTTCCCGGGGAGGAGTGAGCCGGAAGGCGCCGGGCCGGGCTGCCGGGAGGCTTCCGCCCGGCCGTCCGAACCGGGTTCCGGCCACGTACCATGGCGGCATGTCGTTCCTCCGCCGCCGTAGTGCCACACCCGCCGGGCCCGATTTCGACGTACTGGCCATGGACCCGGGCGACTGGCCCGGCAACCTGGGCGCGGGCCTGCTGCCCGCCCCCGACGGAACCTGCCACGGCGTCTTCCTGCGCTACGACCTGTTCGGCGGCCGCGGTCCCGCGATGATCATCGGCAATCTGCCCGAGGGCTCCCCGGCCCGTGACGTCCCCGAGGGCGAAGTGCCCTTCGAGGTCGGACAGCTGCTGCTGGCGCTGGAGAACGACGAGGAGGTCACCGTCGTCTCCACGGAGGAGGTGCCGGTGATGCAGGGCGACAATCTGCTGATCGTGCGCCGCGTCAAGCTCTCCGAGAGCCGGATCTCCTGCGTGCAGTTCGACCGCAGCGACAACGTCCTGGTGACCATCGCCGCCTGGGACCGCCCGATCACCGACGACCTGTACGCCCTCCTCA from Streptomyces sp. DH-12 carries:
- a CDS encoding universal stress protein → MNDQPVVAAVDGSQDGLRALEWALDAARRRGATLRVLHVRADLPRTRPEARDAGPPGADEDPVLAQARARVDELGGTPSVEYVVTEGVPGALLPEAGAEARLLVLGSRGRGGFASLLLGSNSLAAARDAVCPVVVVPRPGRGGEEDAPARPDGPVVVGVNADGPDAATLGFAFAEAALRRTGLRVVTAYPWPLQTMMLPGEVPPAQADQEAIEHETRVLADGFLAPYRERHPEVVTEVAVEPGDAAGHLVGGSRDASLVVVGRHRRRLFAPARMMGSVTQAVLLHAHSPVAVVPPVPGEE
- a CDS encoding TetR/AcrR family transcriptional regulator, coding for MVRRNETRRAALVDAAIEVLARDGARGLTFRAVDTEAAVPPGTASNYFSSRDDLLTQAGARVYERLQPDEETVARQRAAGRDRETYAEIMRELVGRVASFRTGYLALLELRLEATRRPGLRTVLTERVRADVEANVRHHEGSGLPGDATAVKLLYLALNWLIVEQLTLPDVFAPEERERLVAAAVERIVTDGR
- the paaK gene encoding phenylacetate--CoA ligase PaaK; translation: MTQAADLLDPAERLDLDSLRVLQLERLRNSLRHAYENVPFHRESFDKAGVHPDDCRSLSDLSRFPFTTKADLRENYPYGMFAVPRERIRRLHASSGTTGRPTVVGYTENDLSMWADMVARSLRAAGGRPGDTVHIAYGYGLFTGGLGAHFGAERLGCTVIPASGGMTSRQVTLIQDLEPSVIMVTPSYMLTLLDEFERQGIDPRSTSLRVGVFGAEPWTEEMRREIEERCAIDAVDIYGLSEVIGPGVAQECVETKDGLHIWEDHFFPEVVDPVTGEVLPEGERGELVFTSLTKEAMPVVRYRTRDLTRLLPGTARVFRRMERVTGRSDDMVILRGVNLFPTQIEEIVLRTPGVAPHFQLRLTTRGRTDRLTVRAEARPDADAAAREAAARSIVQAVKDGIGVSVEAEIVDPESLERSVGKIRRIVDLRERRG
- a CDS encoding DUF397 domain-containing protein, which encodes MADSTTQQRPLTGWDKPELDLSNAQWQSGSRGLGDVQIAFVEGFIAMRNGGRPENPSLIFTPAEWGAFVSGAREGDFDLT